In one Candidatus Cloacimonadota bacterium genomic region, the following are encoded:
- a CDS encoding HAD hydrolase-like protein: MKYKLVIFDFDGTLADTFYWFVKNIRAVADKYGFKNITDEEVEDLRNFDAKHMIKHVGFPMLKLPLIATHMRGLMKKEIHTIKLFDGVPKMLHELHGVGLTLAVVSTNSEENVKTVLGPELSALISDYECGVLLFGKEAKFKKISHKCKISLSEAIYIADEMRDLHSAQKVGLDIGFVSWGYTNPEPLKKMNPTMFFEKVEEIPKKISIHYL, translated from the coding sequence TTGAAATATAAACTTGTCATCTTCGATTTCGACGGCACGCTTGCCGATACCTTTTATTGGTTCGTGAAGAACATTCGTGCTGTTGCAGATAAATACGGCTTCAAAAACATTACGGACGAGGAGGTTGAGGATTTACGAAACTTTGATGCAAAACATATGATCAAACACGTGGGCTTTCCAATGCTCAAACTCCCGCTGATCGCAACCCACATGCGCGGACTTATGAAAAAAGAGATCCATACGATCAAACTCTTTGATGGTGTGCCGAAAATGCTGCACGAACTGCACGGTGTCGGACTGACGCTTGCCGTTGTTAGCACAAACTCAGAGGAAAATGTAAAAACCGTACTTGGACCTGAACTGAGTGCCCTGATCTCAGATTATGAATGTGGGGTCTTACTATTTGGTAAAGAAGCAAAATTCAAGAAAATATCACACAAATGCAAAATCTCCCTTTCAGAAGCTATTTATATTGCAGACGAGATGCGCGACTTACATTCTGCACAAAAAGTTGGGCTCGATATTGGATTTGTTTCCTGGGGATACACCAATCCAGAACCGCTCAAGAAAATGAATCCAACGATGTTTTTTGAGAAGGTTGAGGAGATTCCTAAAAAAATAAGTATTCATTATTTGTGA